A genomic segment from Polyangium mundeleinium encodes:
- a CDS encoding vWA domain-containing protein — protein sequence MVDPVRAFLDDFVQTSDFARRYPYYTAALANMVPVADPSVKRMAVSLHEGRFFLHVNVDSFLREPQWLRGVLLHEVHHVVLGHLSHPKFADPAEPELLELALEMSANEYIEEPLPDPITWQKYTAFGIRAGQSSLERYEKLLEAARAGKFTAKHAPGGESVDEHRLLRRAAGAPGSVEQARMLVARAMETAGDVGPEGPPERRLLAGKEPGRLLAELDGVLGPPECFVDWKTALRMFTSRRRTPVGTFARPSRRFPSRIGEVPGRAWSPRAMARPRVLVTIDTSMSMSDAELAEIAKQLALLAEEARLTVVECDCEIQRVYPFTGAIEDVQGRGGTDLRKVFAESFWRPHAPDGIVYFTDGEGPFPEEPPPVPTLWILTKPQNFACPWGERAILERRRAVTHR from the coding sequence ATGGTCGATCCCGTCCGCGCCTTCCTCGACGATTTCGTACAGACGAGCGATTTCGCGCGGCGGTACCCGTATTACACGGCCGCCCTCGCGAACATGGTGCCGGTCGCCGATCCGTCGGTGAAGCGGATGGCCGTCTCGCTCCACGAAGGGCGGTTTTTCCTGCACGTGAACGTCGACTCGTTCCTGCGCGAGCCACAATGGCTGCGCGGCGTGCTCCTGCACGAGGTGCATCACGTGGTCCTCGGGCACCTCTCGCACCCCAAATTCGCGGATCCGGCCGAACCGGAGCTCCTCGAACTGGCGCTCGAAATGAGCGCGAACGAGTACATCGAGGAGCCCCTGCCCGACCCGATCACGTGGCAGAAATACACGGCCTTCGGCATTCGCGCGGGCCAGAGCAGCCTGGAGCGCTACGAAAAGCTGCTCGAAGCGGCGCGGGCCGGCAAATTCACGGCCAAACACGCGCCGGGCGGCGAGAGCGTCGACGAGCACAGGTTGCTCCGGCGCGCAGCGGGCGCGCCCGGCTCGGTAGAGCAAGCCCGGATGCTCGTGGCACGGGCGATGGAGACCGCGGGCGACGTCGGGCCGGAGGGCCCGCCCGAGCGCAGGTTGCTCGCGGGAAAGGAGCCGGGGAGGCTGCTCGCGGAGCTCGACGGCGTGCTCGGGCCACCCGAATGTTTCGTCGATTGGAAAACGGCGCTGCGCATGTTCACGTCGCGGCGGCGTACGCCCGTGGGCACGTTCGCGCGGCCGAGCCGGCGTTTTCCCTCGCGCATCGGCGAAGTGCCGGGGCGCGCGTGGTCGCCGCGGGCGATGGCGCGGCCGCGGGTGCTCGTGACGATCGACACGTCGATGAGCATGTCGGACGCCGAGCTCGCCGAGATCGCAAAGCAGCTCGCGCTCCTCGCCGAGGAGGCCCGCCTCACGGTCGTCGAGTGCGACTGCGAGATCCAGCGCGTCTACCCGTTCACCGGCGCGATCGAGGACGTGCAGGGGCGCGGCGGCACGGATCTCCGCAAGGTCTTCGCCGAGAGTTTTTGGCGCCCGCACGCGCCCGATGGAATCGTGTATTTCACCGACGGCGAGGGTCCGTTCCCCGAGGAGCCGCCGCCCGTGCCGACGCTCTGGATCCTCACGAAGCCGCAGAATTTTGCATGCCCGTGGGGCGAACGCGCGATCCTCGAGCGGCGACGCGCGGTGACGCATAGGTGA
- a CDS encoding DUF5985 family protein: MIPAVVYILCTLTSLVAMTLLLRAYAARKVRLLLWSGLCFAGLALNNVLLFVDLILIPEHDLSTVRQIPAVMGVSFLLYGLVYDLRD, encoded by the coding sequence ATGATACCGGCCGTCGTGTACATTCTCTGCACGCTCACGAGCCTCGTCGCGATGACGCTGCTCCTGCGTGCCTATGCTGCGCGCAAGGTGCGCCTGTTGTTATGGAGCGGCCTCTGCTTTGCCGGGCTCGCTTTGAACAATGTGCTTCTTTTTGTCGATCTGATCCTCATTCCGGAGCACGACCTCTCCACGGTGCGGCAAATTCCCGCCGTGATGGGCGTCTCGTTTCTCCTGTATGGTCTCGTGTACGATTTGCGGGATTGA
- a CDS encoding DUF5985 family protein: MNDLLSGALILGFLVIALFFLRFWRSTRDRLFAIFALSFSLMAVNRLILAIAKLPEDDFPYVYLVRLVANALIIYAVIDKNRAHKATPRPIP, encoded by the coding sequence ATGAACGATCTGCTCAGCGGGGCCCTGATCCTCGGATTCCTGGTGATCGCGCTGTTTTTCCTGCGCTTCTGGCGCAGCACACGGGATCGGCTCTTCGCCATTTTTGCGCTCTCGTTCTCGCTCATGGCCGTGAACCGGCTGATCCTGGCCATCGCGAAGCTGCCCGAGGACGATTTTCCTTACGTGTACCTCGTGCGGCTCGTCGCGAACGCCCTCATCATTTATGCGGTGATCGACAAGAACCGCGCGCACAAGGCGACGCCTCGACCGATTCCCTGA
- a CDS encoding AAA family ATPase, producing MAKPSSAPVLESRPAHIPVGPRLEAALELAYRARRPVLLEGPTGIGKSDIVKKLADRLGIAHVVLDLSLLEPPDLVGLPVIQDGRTRYAVPEILPQDGAGILMLEELNRAERYIQQPALQLLSARRLHGYELPPGWACFAAVNPETEGYHVTPLDKALRARFLSLPVRADRPSWLAWAQVNDVHPGVIAIAQAHERVLDDVPPRTWTYVSHLLKTLRPDEIENVGLLRDALSGYLPTSWLELVVSSRGVWSSRLPFDVRALLADYDHRADLSRAVRGFAEAGQTDRLDEITTRLVRLLEGPEAGVLAAERQITLASFEALLADLPGDQRDKLVEALGRNPTATSLIDVRPEELCERYANSPAQRKLNGWAAEPLKQHRVGLAVTALSSHLERQTKLAEVKRSNVVRASLGVLLAELPERWALDLVATCKRLGITPIRPG from the coding sequence GTGGCAAAGCCTTCCTCCGCTCCCGTCCTCGAAAGCCGCCCCGCGCACATCCCCGTCGGCCCCCGGCTCGAAGCCGCGCTCGAGCTCGCCTATCGCGCGCGGCGCCCCGTGCTGCTCGAAGGGCCAACCGGCATCGGCAAGAGCGACATCGTCAAGAAACTCGCCGATCGCCTCGGTATCGCCCACGTGGTGCTCGACCTGTCGCTGCTCGAGCCGCCGGACCTCGTGGGCCTGCCCGTCATTCAGGACGGCCGCACGCGATACGCCGTGCCCGAGATCTTGCCGCAAGACGGCGCAGGCATCCTGATGCTCGAAGAGCTGAACCGCGCCGAGCGCTACATCCAGCAGCCCGCCCTGCAGCTCCTCAGCGCGCGGCGCCTGCACGGATACGAGCTGCCGCCGGGCTGGGCCTGCTTCGCCGCTGTCAACCCCGAGACCGAGGGCTACCACGTGACGCCGCTCGACAAGGCGCTCCGCGCGCGCTTTTTGAGCCTGCCCGTGCGCGCCGACCGCCCGAGCTGGCTCGCGTGGGCGCAGGTGAACGACGTGCACCCGGGCGTCATCGCGATCGCGCAGGCGCACGAGCGCGTGCTCGACGACGTGCCGCCCCGGACCTGGACCTACGTCTCGCACCTGCTCAAGACGCTGCGGCCCGACGAAATCGAGAACGTGGGCCTCCTCCGCGACGCGCTCTCGGGGTATTTGCCGACGTCGTGGCTCGAGCTCGTGGTGTCGAGCCGCGGCGTGTGGTCGAGCCGCCTGCCCTTCGACGTGCGCGCGCTGCTCGCCGACTACGATCACCGCGCCGATCTCTCGCGCGCCGTGCGCGGCTTTGCCGAGGCCGGACAAACCGATCGGCTCGACGAGATCACGACACGCCTCGTGCGCCTGCTCGAAGGGCCCGAGGCCGGCGTGCTCGCGGCCGAGCGGCAAATCACGCTCGCCTCGTTCGAGGCGCTGCTCGCGGATCTCCCCGGCGATCAGCGCGACAAACTCGTCGAGGCGCTTGGGCGAAACCCCACGGCGACCTCGCTCATCGACGTCCGCCCCGAGGAGCTCTGCGAGCGTTACGCGAATAGCCCCGCACAACGCAAGCTCAATGGGTGGGCTGCCGAGCCTTTGAAGCAGCACCGCGTGGGGCTCGCCGTGACGGCGCTCTCCTCGCACCTCGAACGACAAACCAAGCTCGCGGAGGTCAAGCGCAGCAACGTGGTGCGCGCGAGCCTCGGCGTACTGCTCGCCGAGCTGCCCGAGCGCTGGGCGCTCGATCTCGTGGCGACGTGCAAGCGCCTCGGCATCACCCCCATCCGCCCCGGTTGA